From a single Anaerolineae bacterium genomic region:
- the galT gene encoding galactose-1-phosphate uridylyltransferase, whose amino-acid sequence MDWERFPHRRYNPLTDEWVLVSPQRTRRPWAGQVERPPVISRPAYDPHCYLCPGNLRAGGVRNPHYESIFVFTNDFPALEPDTPHQAIEDHPLLRARGERGTCRVICFSPRH is encoded by the coding sequence GTGGATTGGGAACGCTTCCCGCACCGCCGCTATAACCCACTGACCGATGAGTGGGTGCTGGTATCCCCTCAGCGCACCCGCCGGCCCTGGGCCGGCCAGGTGGAGCGCCCGCCGGTCATCTCGCGTCCCGCCTATGACCCGCACTGCTATCTCTGCCCGGGCAACCTGCGTGCCGGCGGCGTCCGCAATCCCCATTATGAGAGCATATTCGTCTTCACGAATGATTTTCCCGCGCTGGAACCTGACACCCCCCACCAAGCCATCGAAGACCACCCACTGCTTCGAGCGCGCGGGGAGCGCGGGACCTGCCGCGTTATCTGCTTTTCCCCGCGGCACGA